A window of the Lactuca sativa cultivar Salinas chromosome 7, Lsat_Salinas_v11, whole genome shotgun sequence genome harbors these coding sequences:
- the LOC111900981 gene encoding uncharacterized protein LOC111900981, with the protein MLEGKAVIGETDMLQTMQEDALQLAAKALDFFDVTEATDIARVIKQEFDAMYGGGWQCIVGTDFGSFVTHCYGSFIHFSIGSLSILLFRGSAAPEIDNFSTLESVKA; encoded by the exons ATGTTAGAAGGAAAAGCTGTGATCGGGGAGACTGATATGCTTCAAACCATGCAAGAAGACGCACTTCAACTCGCAGCTAAAGCACTCGACTTCTTTGATGTAACTGAAGCCACTGATATAGCCCGAGTGATTAAACAG GAATTCGACGCGATGTATGGCGGTGGTTGGCAGTGTATCGTAGGGACTGATTTTGGATCGTTTGTGACTCATTGTTATGGTTCTTTCATTCATTTTTCTATTGGGAGTCTTTCGATTTTGCTGTTTAGAGGATCAGCAGCACCAGAGATCGATAACTTTTCGACATTGGAGAGTGTAAAAGCATGA